In a single window of the Flavobacterium sp. W4I14 genome:
- a CDS encoding 3'(2'), 5'-bisphosphate nucleotidase (product_source=KO:K01082; cath_funfam=3.30.540.10,3.40.190.80; cog=COG1218; ko=KO:K01082; pfam=PF00459; superfamily=56655; tigrfam=TIGR01331), protein MIDTIDINAIVGIAVEAGKAILTVYNHEDFEVSAKSDSSPLTKADKIANDMICRDLKRLYPAIPIISEEGKNIPYEERKNWEVYWCVDPLDGTKEFIKRNGEFTVNIALIRNGLPVLGIIYIPVQNLLYYGDVSSGSWKQIPGEDPIQIKAVKKNSEWTAAISRSHADGEEKAILSKYPIVNFISVGSSLKFCLLAEGKAQIYLRTGPTMEWDTAAGHAIILFSGCNINTLSGREMLYNKESLLNEGFLCKVD, encoded by the coding sequence ATGATAGATACCATTGATATAAATGCCATAGTAGGAATAGCTGTTGAGGCGGGGAAGGCAATTTTAACCGTTTACAATCATGAAGATTTTGAGGTGTCAGCCAAAAGCGATTCTTCTCCTTTAACTAAGGCTGATAAAATTGCAAATGATATGATATGTCGCGACCTGAAGCGGTTATATCCAGCCATCCCAATTATATCTGAAGAAGGAAAAAATATTCCTTACGAAGAGCGGAAAAACTGGGAAGTATATTGGTGCGTAGATCCGTTGGATGGAACCAAAGAGTTTATTAAACGAAATGGCGAGTTTACTGTAAATATTGCTTTAATCCGTAATGGCTTGCCTGTGCTAGGGATAATTTATATCCCGGTACAAAATTTATTGTATTATGGTGATGTGTCTTCCGGAAGCTGGAAACAGATCCCCGGGGAAGATCCGATTCAAATTAAAGCGGTTAAGAAGAACAGTGAATGGACAGCTGCGATAAGCAGATCACATGCAGACGGAGAAGAAAAAGCAATTCTTAGCAAATATCCGATAGTCAATTTTATTTCGGTAGGCAGCTCTCTTAAATTCTGTTTGTTAGCAGAAGGTAAGGCACAGATTTATTTACGCACCGGACCAACCATGGAATGGGATACTGCTGCCGGCCATGCCATTATTTTATTTAGCGGATGTAATATCAATACATTATCTGGTCGTGAAATGTTATACAATAAGGAATCTTTGCTAAACGAAGGCTTTTTGTGTAAGGTTGATTAA
- a CDS encoding adenylylsulfate kinase (product_source=KO:K00860; cath_funfam=3.40.50.300; cog=COG0529; ko=KO:K00860; pfam=PF01583; smart=SM00382; superfamily=52540; tigrfam=TIGR00455): MPLQTTTQNGYVIPSQRGIVVWLFGLSGSGKTTISTLLKEKLEKEGFFAITLDGDVLREGINKDLGFSEADRAENIRRAAEIAKIMMMSNIITICSFITPLEQYRTLAAQIIGEQYFEVFLDCPLAICKERDVKGLYKDADQNLISNFTGVSARFEPALNANLIIRTSTESPVQSRDKLFLEIISKISSML, encoded by the coding sequence ATGCCGCTTCAAACTACAACTCAAAATGGCTATGTAATTCCCAGTCAAAGAGGAATCGTGGTTTGGTTATTTGGACTATCAGGCTCTGGTAAAACAACTATTTCTACTTTACTGAAAGAAAAGCTCGAAAAAGAAGGTTTTTTTGCTATAACATTAGATGGAGATGTACTTCGGGAAGGTATTAATAAAGATTTGGGCTTTAGCGAAGCCGACCGGGCAGAAAACATTAGAAGGGCGGCAGAAATAGCTAAAATTATGATGATGAGCAATATCATTACGATTTGTTCATTCATCACCCCTCTTGAGCAATATCGGACATTGGCCGCTCAAATTATTGGAGAACAGTATTTTGAAGTCTTTTTAGATTGCCCATTGGCGATATGCAAAGAAAGAGATGTAAAAGGTTTATACAAAGATGCTGACCAAAACCTGATCTCAAATTTTACAGGAGTTAGCGCCAGGTTCGAGCCTGCATTAAACGCCAATCTCATTATCAGAACCAGTACAGAAAGTCCGGTTCAGAGTAGAGATAAGCTATTTCTGGAGATCATTTCCAAAATTAGTTCCATGCTTTAA
- a CDS encoding TonB-linked SusC/RagA family outer membrane protein (product_source=TIGR04056; cath_funfam=2.170.130.10; cog=COG1629; ko=KO:K21573; pfam=PF00593,PF07715,PF13715; superfamily=49464,56935; tigrfam=TIGR04056; transmembrane_helix_parts=Inside_1_20,TMhelix_21_43,Outside_44_1031) gives MITIYKPTNGNCRTSVPIPNRSLFNALFKFIYCTLFIVIPIAASAQTVVTGTVKDEKGLPAVGTSVTETDVKNGTSVDANGKFTITLKGKLRVLNFTLVGYKTQRVTVGASNVVTVNLEEDLNKLNEVVVVGYGTQRKTDLTGSISSIKSEDLNLGGTTSNIGQAIQGKAAGVQVQQTSFAPGAGMSITVRGGNSINTTNSPLYVIDGFISDNGSTVNPNDIEDIQILKDASSAAIYGARGGNGVVLITTKKGKAGRVAIDLDLSNGNQFLTYKPALLNGQQYTAIQNATAIEDSKPAPFPSSFAIANTNWLDEATQNASVHNRSLSISSGDQNSKIYVSGNYINQKGVLKGTGLEKYTARIGAEKTLNERLKLGANFYGSSSKVLQQSYSADITAPLFGLLTALPNIPVYNADGSYYRYQGKNNALASLLEPTNTSTNKLANANVSLDYQFIKGLTYHLGAGAEYTNLNEGQYIPRTLTAGAVNGGIAAQKSSTTFRWLVENYLTYKYKTGDHDFTVLAGVSNQKDVNDFIAAGSKGFPTDEYLFYNLGAGSSPNGTNVTITNLGNGYNSFKEQSTFNSMYGRLNYNYKDKLLTSFTLRRDGSSKFGPNFSYGYFPSGAIAYKFTDEEFIKNLNTFSNLKLRASYGVTGNDRVANYLYLSTFTNYSTVLNPGDALQIGTEPKTLPNPNLKWESTTQFNLGLDMGFLNGRINTTIDLYAKKTSDLLINIPIEQYWGFSSQLVNAGSIQNRGIEFLVNTVNVRNADFSWNTNFNISLNRQKVLSLGPINQISVNTANPSGTVSGREFSRVMPGRELGELFGYVYAGVIKTGETYAPQPGSKAGDPKYQDTNGDGKITPDDMTFLGNSTPRFTMGLGNDFHYKGFDLNIFFQSSFGYSLYNMNRLVLESTTGADALNRFVAGTNENTDVPREGYFLTTYGSYVNSRFVENASYLRLKSVSFGYSVPTKLLDHIKVIKGLRVYAEAQNLFTITNYTGTDPEVNSHSGSNFGGGIDFNAFPAFRTFSAGVKLTIN, from the coding sequence ATGATTACAATTTACAAACCAACAAATGGGAATTGTAGGACATCTGTTCCTATACCAAACCGCTCATTGTTTAACGCTCTTTTTAAATTTATTTATTGTACTTTATTTATCGTAATCCCCATTGCAGCCAGTGCGCAGACGGTTGTTACCGGAACGGTTAAGGATGAAAAAGGACTGCCGGCTGTTGGAACATCAGTAACAGAAACTGATGTGAAAAACGGAACATCGGTTGATGCTAACGGTAAGTTTACCATCACCTTAAAAGGCAAATTAAGGGTTTTAAACTTTACACTTGTAGGTTATAAAACACAACGGGTTACCGTAGGTGCTTCAAATGTAGTAACGGTAAACCTGGAAGAAGATTTAAATAAACTAAACGAAGTTGTGGTTGTGGGCTATGGTACACAACGTAAAACAGATTTAACAGGTTCAATCAGTTCTATAAAGAGCGAAGATTTAAATCTTGGAGGTACCACATCAAATATCGGTCAAGCCATTCAAGGTAAGGCTGCAGGTGTGCAGGTACAACAAACGAGTTTTGCGCCAGGAGCCGGAATGTCGATAACTGTAAGGGGTGGTAATTCCATCAATACAACCAATAGCCCGCTGTATGTTATCGATGGATTTATATCTGATAACGGAAGCACGGTAAATCCAAACGATATTGAGGATATCCAGATTTTAAAAGATGCTTCATCGGCAGCTATTTATGGTGCAAGAGGGGGTAACGGTGTGGTTTTAATTACCACCAAAAAAGGTAAGGCCGGTAGGGTAGCTATTGATTTAGATTTATCCAATGGTAATCAGTTCTTAACTTATAAGCCTGCATTGTTAAATGGCCAACAATATACTGCGATTCAAAATGCAACAGCTATTGAAGATAGTAAACCTGCGCCTTTTCCTTCTTCTTTTGCCATTGCAAATACCAATTGGCTGGATGAAGCTACTCAAAATGCTTCAGTACATAACCGAAGTCTGAGCATTAGCAGTGGTGATCAGAATTCGAAAATTTATGTGTCAGGAAACTACATTAATCAAAAAGGTGTTTTAAAAGGTACAGGGTTAGAGAAATATACAGCCAGAATAGGTGCTGAGAAAACCCTTAACGAACGTTTAAAGTTGGGCGCTAACTTTTATGGTTCAAGTTCAAAAGTATTACAACAATCTTATTCGGCAGATATTACCGCACCATTGTTCGGCTTATTAACTGCATTGCCTAACATTCCAGTTTACAATGCTGATGGAAGTTATTATCGTTACCAAGGTAAAAATAATGCACTGGCCAGCTTATTAGAGCCAACAAACACCAGTACTAATAAATTAGCTAATGCAAATGTTTCATTGGACTATCAGTTTATCAAAGGATTAACCTATCATTTAGGAGCCGGTGCAGAGTACACCAATTTGAACGAAGGGCAATACATACCTAGAACGCTAACTGCAGGTGCCGTAAATGGCGGTATCGCAGCACAAAAAAGCTCAACCACATTTAGATGGTTGGTAGAAAATTATTTAACCTATAAATATAAAACAGGTGATCACGATTTTACGGTGCTTGCTGGGGTATCTAATCAAAAAGATGTTAACGATTTTATAGCTGCAGGTAGCAAAGGTTTCCCAACTGATGAGTATTTATTTTATAACCTGGGTGCAGGCTCATCGCCTAATGGAACCAATGTTACCATAACCAATCTAGGTAATGGCTACAATAGTTTTAAAGAACAATCTACCTTTAATTCAATGTATGGAAGGTTAAACTATAATTATAAGGATAAATTATTAACATCTTTTACCTTAAGGAGGGATGGATCGTCAAAATTTGGTCCGAACTTTAGTTATGGATATTTCCCTTCAGGAGCAATTGCCTATAAATTTACCGACGAAGAGTTTATCAAAAACTTAAATACTTTTTCAAACTTAAAGTTAAGAGCAAGTTATGGTGTAACCGGTAACGACCGTGTGGCCAATTACCTGTATCTATCAACCTTTACCAATTATAGTACGGTGCTTAACCCTGGCGATGCATTGCAGATTGGTACAGAACCTAAAACGTTACCTAACCCAAATTTAAAATGGGAAAGCACTACGCAGTTTAACCTGGGTTTAGATATGGGCTTCTTAAATGGACGTATAAATACTACAATAGATCTGTATGCAAAGAAAACCAGCGATTTATTAATTAATATTCCGATTGAACAATATTGGGGCTTTAGCTCGCAATTAGTAAACGCTGGGTCGATCCAAAACCGTGGTATAGAGTTTTTGGTAAATACGGTTAACGTCCGTAATGCTGATTTTAGCTGGAATACCAATTTCAATATCTCGCTTAACCGTCAAAAAGTATTGTCGTTAGGTCCAATTAATCAAATCTCTGTAAACACGGCAAATCCAAGTGGTACAGTATCAGGACGTGAATTTTCCAGGGTGATGCCCGGGAGAGAACTGGGTGAATTATTTGGATACGTCTATGCGGGCGTGATTAAAACTGGAGAAACTTATGCGCCTCAGCCTGGTTCCAAAGCAGGTGATCCAAAATATCAGGATACCAATGGCGATGGTAAAATTACGCCTGATGATATGACCTTTTTAGGTAATTCGACTCCTCGTTTTACAATGGGGCTGGGAAATGATTTTCATTATAAAGGTTTCGACTTAAATATTTTCTTCCAAAGTTCTTTTGGCTATTCGCTTTATAATATGAACAGGTTGGTATTAGAATCGACTACCGGAGCAGATGCATTGAACAGATTTGTTGCCGGCACTAACGAAAATACAGATGTTCCACGCGAAGGATACTTTTTAACAACCTATGGAAGTTATGTAAACTCGCGTTTTGTAGAAAATGCATCTTATCTGCGATTAAAATCGGTATCATTTGGTTATAGTGTTCCAACCAAATTGTTAGATCATATTAAGGTGATAAAGGGTTTAAGGGTTTATGCTGAGGCACAAAATTTATTTACCATTACCAATTATACAGGAACAGATCCGGAAGTGAATTCACATTCAGGAAGTAATTTTGGAGGAGGGATAGATTTTAATGCATTTCCAGCGTTCAGAACATTCTCTGCAGGTGTAAAATTAACCATCAATTAG
- a CDS encoding hypothetical protein (product_source=Hypo-rule applied; ko=KO:K21572; pfam=PF07980,PF14322; superfamily=48452): MKRYKIILAITAVVLLQFSCKKDLDPVVYSSLTSTNAFKTKSDAIAAVNAVYARLKGPSVGDNFDYWTVRHFALTDLTTDVGHCSYGGDPGQLSNVQWNSANGLIAEDWRQIYKLISNANNAIFNLSKMTAITAEEKNQFLSEIKFLRAVAYMDLTDAWGPVILATEKDLENPKYTEAASLTPLDQIEAFLINDLQGAAAVLPVNYANNKFYSSNDVGRATKGAALTLLAKLYLRQHQWQKVLDVTKQVMDLNTYSLFPSYSGLFAESNKWCSENIFSVLSDANVNGTELLNHFGPQEHPVLTDRWQYYAVTWDFYNSFDDADDRKKLFFPEYLGVDKLIHKQAPSLGASPPAGTFYMQDVATAKYADPNGANTYYDGHSVNILRYADVLLSRAEAINELSGPNTECIDLINQVKGRSHAKLLVAANYTQTTLKDALLQERGWELFYEGKRRADLMRFGKYEAVVNGYLKRTSQTPTVVMPRDQFFPYPLNQVNINPNLNNAGRQ; the protein is encoded by the coding sequence ATGAAAAGATATAAGATTATTCTGGCGATTACTGCGGTTGTACTTTTACAATTTTCTTGTAAAAAAGATTTAGACCCAGTAGTATATAGTAGTTTAACCAGTACTAATGCCTTTAAAACAAAATCTGATGCAATTGCAGCCGTAAATGCTGTTTACGCAAGGTTAAAAGGCCCATCGGTAGGTGATAACTTTGATTACTGGACAGTAAGGCATTTTGCTTTAACCGATTTAACCACTGATGTAGGGCATTGCAGCTATGGTGGCGATCCGGGGCAGCTTTCAAATGTACAGTGGAACTCTGCAAACGGGCTGATTGCCGAAGATTGGAGGCAGATTTATAAGCTGATTTCTAATGCAAATAATGCAATTTTTAATCTCTCTAAAATGACAGCCATTACAGCTGAAGAAAAAAATCAGTTCCTTTCTGAGATTAAATTTTTAAGAGCGGTAGCTTATATGGACCTAACCGATGCCTGGGGTCCGGTAATTTTAGCTACAGAAAAAGATCTGGAGAATCCAAAATATACTGAGGCTGCGAGTTTAACACCACTTGACCAGATCGAAGCATTTTTAATCAATGACTTGCAAGGGGCTGCCGCTGTTTTGCCAGTTAACTATGCTAATAATAAATTCTATTCTAGCAACGATGTTGGCCGAGCCACAAAAGGTGCGGCACTAACCTTATTGGCTAAACTTTATCTACGTCAGCACCAGTGGCAAAAAGTGCTCGATGTTACCAAACAGGTGATGGATTTAAATACTTATTCGCTTTTTCCAAGTTACTCAGGACTTTTTGCCGAAAGCAATAAATGGTGTTCAGAAAACATCTTCTCGGTTTTGAGTGATGCAAATGTTAATGGAACGGAATTATTGAATCACTTTGGTCCACAGGAGCATCCTGTTTTAACCGATAGGTGGCAATATTATGCAGTAACCTGGGATTTTTACAACAGTTTTGACGATGCAGATGATCGGAAAAAACTTTTCTTCCCTGAATATCTGGGTGTTGATAAACTAATACACAAACAAGCGCCTTCGCTGGGAGCATCCCCTCCGGCAGGTACCTTTTATATGCAGGATGTGGCTACCGCAAAATATGCAGATCCGAACGGTGCAAATACCTATTATGATGGGCATAGTGTTAACATTCTACGCTACGCAGATGTGTTATTGAGTAGGGCCGAAGCGATAAATGAATTAAGTGGTCCGAATACTGAGTGTATAGATCTGATTAATCAGGTAAAAGGAAGATCGCATGCTAAACTATTGGTGGCTGCAAACTATACCCAAACCACACTTAAAGATGCCCTTTTGCAAGAACGCGGCTGGGAATTGTTTTATGAAGGAAAAAGAAGAGCCGATTTAATGAGGTTTGGTAAGTATGAGGCTGTTGTAAATGGATATTTAAAGCGTACCAGCCAAACACCAACGGTTGTGATGCCGCGGGATCAGTTTTTCCCATATCCTTTAAACCAGGTGAATATAAATCCAAATTTAAATAACGCTGGCAGACAATAA
- a CDS encoding arylsulfate sulfotransferase (product_source=KO:K01023; cath_funfam=2.60.40.380,3.40.190.10; cog=COG1520; ko=KO:K01023; pfam=PF05935; smart=SM00564; superfamily=49265,50998), translating to MKYFLKLVVLLVMFTFYGCYTGDSIKEIKVGLHNNNVLKIQIDVIANSAVDAYVEYWPNKLTDAKKESTALSKDKSSHKFVLCNIIPQTSYTYQIITVKKGVKKTSKAYSFVSNDLPEWLKDQFKAKSADDKLIPKELKNGLILVNKRYSPGMAYLVDYKGRLRWYHMVDNVGFKVINFTKDKTLLSVLGGNDEPTSYGSQILEINLEGDTVLHLKKGQGDFKQTIHHEILKNPKGALVTLFVDQKITDLSRIGGSKQDTINGDGILVMDKKGKQIWKWSVFDSLDPFSDKALLKTKKDWMHANSLNYDKDGNYIISFYNNGQIWKIDAKTGKVIWKFGKGGNIKMPANTNFSQAHAVHINAEGNLMFFDNGIEKHRSGAYAFKLNEQTQSASLDMHVQLPPQIYNDRMGSAYMINKDNILCCSSKRHIVVLTDRKGVLLWTMEASVPAYRGIFVTSEQLSPYLKP from the coding sequence ATGAAGTACTTTTTAAAACTCGTTGTTTTACTGGTAATGTTTACTTTTTATGGATGTTATACGGGCGATAGTATCAAAGAAATAAAGGTAGGGCTGCATAACAACAATGTATTAAAAATACAGATCGATGTAATTGCTAATTCGGCTGTAGATGCCTATGTAGAATATTGGCCTAACAAACTTACTGATGCTAAAAAAGAAAGTACTGCGCTATCTAAAGATAAAAGCAGTCACAAATTTGTACTGTGCAATATTATTCCCCAGACAAGTTATACCTACCAAATTATTACCGTAAAAAAAGGAGTAAAGAAGACTAGTAAAGCTTATTCATTTGTTTCTAACGATTTACCGGAATGGCTTAAAGACCAGTTTAAAGCAAAAAGTGCCGATGATAAATTAATTCCCAAAGAACTTAAGAATGGATTAATTCTGGTTAATAAGCGGTATTCGCCAGGGATGGCCTATCTCGTAGACTATAAGGGTAGATTGAGGTGGTACCATATGGTTGATAATGTTGGTTTCAAAGTAATCAATTTTACAAAAGATAAGACCTTACTTTCCGTTTTGGGTGGCAATGATGAGCCAACAAGCTACGGTAGCCAGATATTGGAGATCAATTTAGAAGGAGATACTGTTTTACACTTAAAAAAAGGCCAGGGAGATTTTAAGCAGACCATTCACCACGAAATTTTAAAAAACCCAAAAGGAGCGTTAGTTACACTTTTTGTTGATCAGAAAATAACCGATTTAAGCCGTATAGGCGGGAGCAAACAAGATACTATTAATGGAGATGGCATCCTCGTGATGGATAAAAAAGGGAAACAGATCTGGAAATGGAGTGTATTCGATAGCCTTGATCCTTTTAGTGATAAGGCTTTGCTTAAAACAAAGAAAGATTGGATGCATGCCAATAGCTTAAACTATGATAAAGACGGGAACTACATCATTTCCTTTTACAACAATGGGCAAATTTGGAAAATTGATGCCAAAACAGGTAAAGTAATCTGGAAATTTGGCAAGGGAGGTAACATCAAAATGCCAGCCAATACCAATTTCTCGCAAGCGCATGCCGTACACATCAATGCAGAAGGTAATTTAATGTTTTTTGATAACGGAATAGAAAAACATCGGTCAGGAGCCTATGCTTTTAAGCTAAATGAGCAGACGCAAAGTGCAAGTTTAGATATGCATGTTCAACTACCGCCTCAAATTTATAACGACCGCATGGGAAGCGCTTATATGATTAATAAGGATAATATATTATGCTGCAGTTCTAAAAGACATATTGTTGTACTAACTGATAGAAAAGGTGTATTATTATGGACAATGGAAGCTTCAGTACCTGCATATAGAGGGATATTTGTAACTTCGGAGCAATTAAGTCCTTATCTTAAACCTTAA
- a CDS encoding hypothetical protein (product_source=Hypo-rule applied; cleavage_site_network=SignalP-noTM), with the protein MKKTLPLIFVILITLSFSACKKSDIKTLNSIGYGSSFGMCVGYCSNNLLISDLKLTFSKSKNGQTADTKTCSKTISEADINAIKKELNLEKISALPEVIGCPDCADGGAEWIAINADGKQYKITYEYGKAPKELEAAVARLKVLKDSFKDCN; encoded by the coding sequence ATGAAGAAAACTTTACCACTCATTTTTGTAATTTTAATAACCCTGTCTTTTTCGGCATGTAAAAAAAGCGATATTAAAACTTTAAACAGTATTGGTTATGGATCATCATTTGGGATGTGTGTAGGATATTGTTCCAATAATTTACTCATTAGCGACCTGAAACTTACTTTTTCTAAATCAAAAAACGGGCAAACAGCTGATACCAAAACCTGTAGCAAAACAATCTCCGAAGCTGATATAAACGCAATCAAAAAAGAATTGAATTTGGAGAAGATTTCGGCCCTGCCTGAAGTAATTGGCTGTCCTGATTGTGCTGATGGAGGAGCAGAGTGGATTGCCATTAATGCCGATGGCAAACAATATAAAATTACTTATGAGTATGGTAAAGCTCCAAAAGAATTAGAAGCTGCAGTTGCACGGCTGAAGGTTCTGAAAGATAGTTTTAAGGATTGTAATTAA
- a CDS encoding hypothetical protein (product_source=Hypo-rule applied; cath_funfam=3.40.250.10; pfam=PF00581; smart=SM00450; superfamily=52821) — MKTKIITIIFCSIAYLCNAQTSSTIKRKAIVDFDAYEKLLPEVKAHRKSRLVDLPTFLKMAEEKGTIILDTRSDSLFKRKHVKGAIHLNFSDFTQQNLLRTIPNADTKILIYCNNNFIDDQANFASKLVMPVLIKKKIAPISLALNIPTYINLYGYGYRNVYELSELVSTRDKRITFEGTEIRSAVIKAR; from the coding sequence ATGAAAACAAAAATCATTACCATCATATTCTGTAGCATCGCATACCTATGTAATGCACAAACTTCTTCAACGATTAAAAGAAAGGCTATTGTAGATTTTGATGCTTACGAAAAGCTCTTACCCGAGGTTAAAGCCCATCGTAAAAGTAGGCTCGTAGATTTACCAACATTTTTAAAAATGGCTGAAGAGAAAGGCACCATTATTTTAGATACACGTTCTGATAGTCTATTTAAACGAAAACATGTTAAAGGTGCCATTCATTTAAATTTTTCTGATTTCACACAACAAAATCTGTTAAGGACTATACCAAATGCAGATACCAAAATATTAATCTATTGCAATAATAATTTTATAGATGACCAGGCAAATTTTGCCAGTAAACTAGTTATGCCTGTTTTAATAAAGAAAAAAATAGCCCCAATTTCATTGGCCTTAAATATCCCTACTTATATTAATCTATATGGCTATGGGTATAGAAATGTATACGAGCTCTCCGAACTGGTAAGCACACGGGATAAACGAATAACCTTTGAAGGAACCGAAATCAGAAGTGCTGTTATTAAAGCAAGGTGA
- a CDS encoding regulator of protease activity HflC (stomatin/prohibitin superfamily) (product_source=COG0330; cog=COG0330; pfam=PF01145; smart=SM00244; superfamily=117892; transmembrane_helix_parts=Inside_1_1,TMhelix_2_19,Outside_20_28,TMhelix_29_51,Inside_52_301), protein MFLSIVGIIIIFVGFAVSNQNNLISRYSSITKIIGVVLVIIGLSFSVFKVIDAGQVGVKTVFGKVDNDVLYSGLNVINPIAVITPFDVKTQNYTMSGVHDEGNKQTDDALRVLSADGLEVIIDLSVLFRVKGSAAPNILREIGTDYLEKIVRPVSRTAIRDNAVAYDAVALYSSKRDEFQSKIFNTIEKSFAKRGLELEQLLVRNITLPASVKASIESKINAEQDAQKMTFVLQKERQEAERKRVEAQGIADYQRILSTGLSDRQLQYESILAQKEIAKSANTKVIIMGNGKSAPIILGGN, encoded by the coding sequence ATGTTCTTAAGTATCGTTGGAATTATTATCATTTTTGTTGGTTTTGCAGTATCAAACCAAAATAACCTTATTAGCCGCTACAGCAGTATTACCAAAATTATCGGTGTGGTACTTGTCATCATTGGCCTATCCTTCTCCGTATTTAAAGTTATTGATGCCGGCCAGGTTGGCGTTAAAACCGTTTTTGGAAAAGTAGATAATGACGTTTTATATAGTGGCTTAAACGTAATTAACCCCATTGCGGTAATTACGCCTTTTGACGTTAAAACCCAAAACTACACCATGTCTGGCGTGCATGATGAAGGCAATAAACAAACGGATGATGCACTACGTGTTTTATCTGCAGATGGTCTGGAGGTTATTATTGACCTCTCGGTACTATTCAGGGTAAAGGGAAGTGCCGCTCCAAATATTTTACGGGAAATAGGAACCGACTATCTGGAAAAGATTGTCCGCCCGGTTTCTCGTACCGCCATACGCGATAACGCAGTTGCTTACGATGCCGTTGCTTTGTACTCGAGCAAGCGTGACGAATTTCAATCTAAAATATTTAATACGATAGAAAAGAGCTTTGCGAAAAGAGGTTTAGAACTAGAGCAGCTTTTGGTTCGTAACATTACTTTACCCGCATCGGTAAAAGCAAGTATCGAATCGAAAATAAACGCAGAACAGGATGCGCAAAAGATGACTTTTGTACTCCAAAAAGAACGCCAGGAAGCAGAACGTAAAAGGGTGGAAGCGCAGGGAATTGCCGATTACCAACGGATCCTTTCTACAGGCTTAAGCGATCGCCAGCTCCAATACGAATCTATATTGGCTCAAAAAGAAATTGCAAAATCGGCCAACACCAAAGTTATTATTATGGGTAATGGCAAAAGTGCACCGATTATTTTAGGTGGAAACTAA
- a CDS encoding small subunit ribosomal protein S12 (product_source=KO:K02950; cath_funfam=2.40.50.140; cog=COG0048; ko=KO:K02950; pfam=PF00164; superfamily=50249; tigrfam=TIGR00981) produces MPTIQQLVRKGRVALEFKSKSPALDSCPQRRGVCTRVYTTTPKKPNSAMRKVARVRLTNGKEVNAYIPGEGHNLQEHSIVLIRGGRVKDLPGVRYHIIRGALDTSGVAGRNQRRSKYGTKRPKPGQVVAAPTKGKKK; encoded by the coding sequence ATGCCAACCATTCAACAATTAGTTAGAAAAGGTAGAGTAGCACTGGAGTTCAAGAGTAAGTCTCCAGCGTTGGACAGCTGTCCACAGCGAAGAGGTGTATGTACACGTGTGTACACCACTACCCCTAAAAAACCAAACTCAGCAATGCGTAAAGTAGCCCGTGTTCGTTTAACGAACGGTAAAGAGGTTAATGCTTACATTCCTGGAGAAGGTCACAACTTACAGGAGCACTCAATCGTATTGATCCGTGGTGGTCGTGTTAAAGATTTACCAGGTGTACGTTACCACATCATCCGTGGTGCATTAGATACATCAGGTGTAGCTGGTCGTAACCAACGTCGTTCTAAATATGGTACTAAACGTCCTAAACCAGGACAGGTAGTTGCGGCACCAACAAAAGGTAAAAAGAAATAA